A stretch of DNA from Vespula pensylvanica isolate Volc-1 chromosome 6, ASM1446617v1, whole genome shotgun sequence:
AAGGgaaattttaatgaagaaTGCAAAGATGCACGATTAATACACTCGGTATATCACTTAAAACAAGTAATTTAATTGTCTTGATTAGTTGTAACGAcgctaaaaataatttgtattcaaTTTGAATGGTTTCAATGAGCAAtgtaattgaaagaaatattttatttcaatttcattttctttgaaatttttgttcgattttttGTATCGTGACAATCACGAAAAATAGGCGAACTGTTTTACGTAAAACTcataacgattaaaataaaatttcttcgattcgaACGTAATTCTATCAAATTGTTTATAGGAGAAAAGAGACTAAAAGGTAGCGcgataagaaaagtaaaaaattattatcaagaaGTAGCTTGGGCAGCTCTATCTGGGATGTTAGATCATGTTGTTCTATGGTGGTCACCGGAAGCTCTAGCTTCTCATCATAGGCATGGAGCGGAACACCTAAAAAACTGGTTGAGACAATTCATTCAAAAAAATGCGGGTGAGGCACGTAAtcactttataaaatatacgttcGACGTCGAAGAGTTCGAATAATTCGACAATCAAATTTTAGTTCCGCCGACGGTGAGACCTGCTTTACAAAACTTATGCGATGCTCTCGGTTATCATGTTACTATCACATCTTGGGAccaattatttcgattagCGTATACATCTGCCTTCGAATGCCAATCGAGACCTTCTACTACTGAGGTtggtcttcttttttcctactctctctttctttctctttaacacTCTTTCTACTTAATACGTTTAACtagttttatttgttttacgttgtatttgtttttatgtAATACTCTTACCTTATTCGTTAGAAGTGTTATGCATTtaaatcctttctctttttctctccattttcttctctctttctctatttaatattaactgACTCTatcttgtttgttttatttgtaacTTTGGCTCGATTTGTTAATTGTAGGTATTAtggatataaaatgaatatgtatatttatctatctcttatttcctctttttttttctttaataatacaCTTCGTAGTAGGTATagaatttaaatttcaaatatcttGACCATCCCGTCGGATTTAATTATAACCCGTTTAACGATTTCCCTTTACCCGTTTTCTAGGGCACGGACACGGGTCAAATGTTCGCCGAGCTTTTCCAATTACTGGTAACGCTGAGCAACGAGTGCGAGGTCGGAGGTGAATGGGTGATCGGCGCGCCGTTAATGGAATTGCCGATTTCAGAACAGATCGTCGTTCTTCACAGGCTCGATCACTCGGTCCACACTGCTAGGCTCTGGGTCATGCAGGAATCCAAGATGATAGCTCACACTTGGGATTTGGATGTCTTATTTCTAATGGTCAAGGGCGACGTAGTAAATTGTCTCGAGGAACTATCTTACCTCAAGGTTAAagctattataatattattcgtcaatgtttacattattttctcaACAACATTTTCTCTCTGATTCAtctcatcgatatttttttttttttgttgaacgtgtttatttttctgagaaattattttctaccatcaatgtatatttttcgttagtgaaatatttctataatacaGATAATTTTACTGATAATTccaaaatcgatagaaaagataCTCTttgcaaatttaaaaaaaatataatgtactAGCAACAGTTATAGGAATTGTCTTTTCTAccacttttttttacatatccaTAAATATCGTCTTTATTtctcgatttattatatataaaaccatTAATAGagatttcgattttctttcaaatggatataaaaacgaacgaatgggAGTAACGATATGTTATGTGATTAAACggagaaaaattataactaGTACGATCTAAAGCTTAAAACTAATTGATGAAAATGATTGTATTGATTATAATCGAGTGTAGGTCATaaagatgtataaaaaaagtaatctaAAGTTCGTATCTTTGTGAAAAGAATTGTATAGCGTTAAAATAGTATCACTATGAAATATTGTTGAGGAAATCTGTTGGTTATCAAAAGTATatcaaaagtatatatatacctctctcgatctcttttattcttatcattaaatagaatttttttgagTACATCTACTCTTTTTGCGAAATCAGATTCGATTGTCGAATTGAATCTCTATCGATTGTAGTTCGCCGATCATTCGAGTGCACTTTCGGAGGATTCCGTTAGCGTTCAAGTGCTCGTTTGCGTCAAGATGAGAGCGAAAATCGTTTCCGAGGTGAACGCCAACGTGCAGTTGTTGCAGGTAATATCGtgatttttctcatatttcttcttgaaacgaaaatattgaacaaatacatgtatacctatatatctatatacatttaaaatgttactattcgaaataattaaatacgataaaacgaatgttaattataaaatgtgaCGAAAGATGTTATAATCaacgaaacattttttgtGAAGCTTAATTATTGCGAGATATTTAAGTCGCTAATTGTTAAGTGATATCGAAAAAATGCTGCATCCTTTACTTACGTACTGCATATTCCAGGGTGCACCAGCAAAGTGCATAGACATACTCGCCAAAATCTGCCGTGTGGTCAGTCTTGCGAATTTACACATGTGTTTCCCGCGATCAAATTACTGGAGGAAGAGCAGCGATGTAGCACCTGTGGCAGCAAGTTCTTACGTTGAAACTTATTTCGGTAATGCGTTGATCTTATACTTATActttagaaacgaaaaaaaaaggaaaaaaagctCAATCAATGTTTGGCAAGAACGTTTGTTTTAGAGAAGGTTTTGTTACCGGTTCTCGAAGTTATAGAAGATCCTGAGATTTCGAAtatgattttgaaaataatgtgCGAGGCCTGGCTCGATTACATTTATTTGCATCGTATTAAATTTAGGTAAGTTCTTAAATGCGTAAAAAGATCGTAAATGCGAAGAACAGTGAATTCGTAAATGCGAAGAACTTCGATTGATTTCAGAAGTTCAAGAtcgacatttatttatttatttattttttttagtgaGTACGGAGCTCTACAATTACTCACCGATTTTGCATACGTATCTACGTGGGTAACAGGATGCCCAATAATTTCGCAGAACGTGAGAAATCATTTATTGAAAAACGAAGTATTACGCCGTTGCGAGGGCGTCGGTCGACTTCTTCTTAGGCATCCAGGAGAAGCAATCGCTATGCATAAACGACTTAGTAAGTGTATTTTGTCTCTTCGGATAACAATTAAGGATTTCGCGGAGTCGATGTCTTTGTTgagaatttcaaaaaaaaaggagagagagagagagagagagagagagagagaggagagataataatatacgagAAAGCATTTCTCAAGTGGCTAGAAAGTAATTAGTCTCCGTCATCTccattcactctctctttcacgcaACAAGTACAAAAGTATGTTCGGTGTTTCAGCTCGTAGGACAAATGATAGCGGATCACCGGAATCACCCGGTCTCGAACGGATGCCAGCGGAAATGTATGTCCCGAATCAGGAACAATGGCTCGAACTTCGAGCACCAAAGCGATACAACTTTTGCTGTACGGAATAAGTGGAATAAATTCAACGCACTCgactttcttcttatcttttttcctctcgtcttctcattttcttttcctttttcatggAAACGCCgttatatttaatcgttttttcgaaataattctttccgAGAGTTAAAAGGATCATTTCTAATCGGTCTatcttatcgaataaattaatgatgGATTTATCAAGAAATTGGCGGATTCTATATTACTACAGTTCAATTCGTGGTTTGTACTTACATTCCCGTTGAAGCCAACTAAACGAGAGAAGCCTCTTCATGTATGGCTGCGATGTATCACCTTACGCTTCGTGTCGAGGAATGAAACGTTCTTACTCGACGATCGTCGACCTTTGtctcgtattatatatattttgttaaacttCTATGTTgttattagtttttattttctcacgtTGTCTTCTTACGTTGTATGTTTTGCTCGGTGTCCTTCTTAATGTCAATATGAACGTAATATCGAATAACAAATGAGggaaaaaatatgtgtatttatattacgagGAACGAAGAATAGAATTggtttcaataataaaaacattttattattgtatccATAACATTTGTATAACATTgaagtatgtatattttactttacacTGCGTTCAATGGATTCTTAGAATacacaatatttaaaattgattaaaattaaattgtacaaatatttcttatctatttattacaGTTTGATaagtaaatagatatttacttaataatttaattagtaACTTAATACctggatttatttatttattttttatttcaattattgattactttagaaaaaaaaacaattattatcttgtcaatattttttagattgaTAGATATTATCGGTGACCCATCGAAACGATGATTTATCGAAATCGTACGAGACGATATTTTACTTCGTGTTAGAATTGCCTTCGTATCGATTAATaccacaaaataaaaatacgtagaCTCGACTCATGTTACATTCTCAGTTCCTTGATTCGCGACTGACCTTATGTAACACAACCAGTTCGTCATACTTCCATAGGTGCGaccacatacatatacatatgcatacaatTACGATGGTGTCCCGTCGAAGCGTTCAACGTTCTGACTCATTTTCTCAATCTCTGTTTTCTTACGAAGACGCAGATtacaatcttctttttttttctagt
This window harbors:
- the LOC122629977 gene encoding coiled-coil domain-containing protein 142, with translation MDTNYRANIAKWLPLPGVALENWLADSSVLNERMSKLAERIALIIEDVAKAQACDFEVFEEIIDNLEDIAENYKSLCNAMIETTHPIYKYKMQHFSTVLKRKHNVVAKFTRNLISEIVDSKTDEILRIIFKMVNTYNKMLDLNHDISDTSVNVFCNDCPSLLEPLKKFSVTRILQILAKNRAEETCHELIDCLLANYEPHTKEDVTLAPTDVDVSENSSIEIYRALTRHLTPPIASDASTFQQTQPSNLESIQALVNTQNEQVLRLLSIVQDISPQLLGTDALKIIEGEKRLKGSAIRKVKNYYQEVAWAALSGMLDHVVLWWSPEALASHHRHGAEHLKNWLRQFIQKNAVPPTVRPALQNLCDALGYHVTITSWDQLFRLAYTSAFECQSRPSTTEGTDTGQMFAELFQLLVTLSNECEVGGEWVIGAPLMELPISEQIVVLHRLDHSVHTARLWVMQESKMIAHTWDLDVLFLMVKGDVVNCLEELSYLKFADHSSALSEDSVSVQVLVCVKMRAKIVSEVNANVQLLQGAPAKCIDILAKICRVVSLANLHMCFPRSNYWRKSSDVAPVAASSYVETYFEKVLLPVLEVIEDPEISNMILKIMCEAWLDYIYLHRIKFSEYGALQLLTDFAYVSTWVTGCPIISQNVRNHLLKNEVLRRCEGVGRLLLRHPGEAIAMHKRLTRRTNDSGSPESPGLERMPAEMYVPNQEQWLELRAPKRYNFCCTE